From one Solea solea chromosome 15, fSolSol10.1, whole genome shotgun sequence genomic stretch:
- the npas4l gene encoding neuronal PAS domain-containing protein 4-like, translated as MVSHRSTKGASKARRDHINHEIRNMRALLPITESDRERLSYLHSMAAICTYIRKSILLQGISAGERPHCSLPYQAFLQALHGFILVTTTQGRLVYVSENVAEYLGLSMIDVLQGDSFYDVVEHSDIDTVKSNLAIENNSSSERSFICCMQTSKAFKLQHGSCCSMLVRGRVQFFPEPCPSSPAASLTPQPLFVALCTPTVNRLRSCDSHFCHSFTSIHRLDMTFTQLSDSVSYYLGYSASEMTGRSWYGLIHPDDLSSSADSHRSLMDTDEDFQVQMVLRLQCEDLSWTWLYIQANKDLQGISCMNYIISETEARFLQKQVGSDAFRPSSLADTCNAAGQQDPQTQTYNNNKCFKRQRTPESPSEEPGPRRRRESEYESCIYSQDEHSPVPSGESPALFTLPYSPDSSSSPLQQEELSHDLLRDMHEFKDQLLSSPEASPSYYSYTDAVFTYPQTNPISPSAAPEHTFDQGSFNAHSSHSPFASTSPTYGFQPCTSDTQLVPDCLSASSMCETAVDRALHQDDFSLLEQPEGGSLGQEHHVPQHLPPLLSGLLTPNQSPPSTESNHYNEMEQAEISILAAQISSLTRSFDMYHNQNDWPHQSPLNADPSPQCELVLDDCVFDSILKDLDMVARKSAVVSCSLCQQTSACRCGLHHLEQELLHAANAEHALSTEQLADMDPFSLQMGHRDQNTGLHQLNHYMQSNLQLDGLAKENLC; from the exons ATGGTCTCTCACAGATCCACCAAGGGAGCATCCAAAGCCCGACGGGACCACATCAACCATGAAATCAGGAATATGCGAGCTCTGTTGCCCATCACTGAGTCGGACCGAGAGCGTCTCTCCTACCTGCACTCCATGGCAGCCATCTGCACCTACATCAGGAAGTCTATTCTTCTGCAGG GAATTTCAGCTGGGGAGAGACCACACTGTTCTCTGCCATACCAGGCCTTTCTTCAAGCTCTGCATGGTTTCATCTTGGTCACCACTACCCAGGGGAGGCTGGTCTATGTGTCTGAAAATGTAGCTGAATATCTTGGTCTGTCCATG ATCGATGTTCTTCAAGGAGATTCTTTCTATGATGTGGTGGAACACTCTGACATCGATACTGTGAAATCAAACCTGGCCATCGAAAACAACTCATCCTCAG AGAGGAGCTTTATATGTTGTATGCAAACCTCCAAGGCCTTCAAGCTGCAACACGGCAGCTGTTGCTCGATGCTGGTGAGAGGCAGAGTCCAGTTCTTCCCTGAGCCTTGTCCGTCCTCCCCAGCAGCGTCTCTCACCCCACAGCCACTCTTTGTGGCGCTGTGCACCCCCACAGTGAACCGCCTCAGGAGCTGTGACTCCCACTTCTGCCACAGCTTCACCAGCATCCACAGACTTGATATGACCTTCACTCAGCTGTCAGACAG cgTTTCGTACTATCTGGGGTATTCGGCGTCTGAAATGACGGGTCGATCGTGGTACGGCCTCATTCACCCTGATGACCTTTCATCGAGTGCAGATTCTCACAGAAGTTTAA TGGACACAGATGAAGATTTCCAGGTACAGATGGTGCTGAGACTCCAGTGTGAGGATCTGTCATGGACTTGGCTTTACATCCAAGCTAACAAGGACCTGCAGGGCATTAGCTGCATGAACTACATCATCAG TGAAACAGAGGCCAGATTTCTGCAGAAGCAAGTTGGCAGTGACGCCTTCAGGCCATCGTCCCTGGCAGACACCTGTAATGCTGCAGGTCAACAGGACCCCCAAACTCAGACctacaataacaacaaatgttttaaaaggcAAAGGACGCCAGAGAGCCCGAGCGAGGAGCCAGGTCCCAGAAGGAGGAGGGAGTCAGAGTATGAATCGTGTATCTACTCCCAAGACGAGCACTCACCTGTTCCTTCAGGTGAAAGCCCTGCTCTCTTCACTCTTCCTTACAGCCCGGACTCCTCCAGCTCCcctctgcagcaggaggagctcaGCCATGACCTCCTGAGGGATATGCATGAATTCAAAGATCAGCTGCTCTCCTCCCCTGAGGCCTCACCTTCCTACTACTCCTACACAGACGCCGTGTTTACCTATCCCCAAACAAACCCCATCTCCCCCTCTGCAGCTCCTGAGCACACGTTTGACCAGGGATCCTTTAATGCTCACAGTTCCCACTCTCCATTCGCCTCAACGTCCCCTACCTATGGTTTCCAGCCTTGCACATCTGATACTCAATTAGTTCCAGACTGCCTGTCTGCATCCAGCATGTGTGAGACCGCGGTGGACCGTGCACTGCATCAAGATGATTTCAGCCTCCTAGAGCAGCCAGAGGGGGGCAGCCTCGGCCAAGAGCATCACGTGCCCCAACATCTGCCGCCTCTACTTTCCGGTCTTCTTACCCCCAACCAGTCTCCGCCATCCACAGAGTCTAATCACTACAATGAGATGGAGCAGGCAGAGATCAGTATTCTGGCAGCACAGATCTCCTCCCTGACGAGGAGCTTTGACATGTATCACAACCAGAACGACTGGCCTCATCAGTCTCCTCTGAATGCTGACCCGTCTCCTCAGTGTGAGCTGGTCCTTGatgactgtgtgtttgacagcaTCCTAAAAGACCTGGACATGGTGGCGAGGAAAAGCGCGGTGGTGTCGTGCAGCTTGTGTCAGCAGACTTCAGCGTGTAGATGTGGGCTCCACCATTTGGAGCAGGAGCTCCTTCACGCGGCCAACGCAGAGCACGCGCTGTCCACAGAGCAGCTCGCTGACATGGATCCCTTCAGTTTGCAGATGGGACACCGTGACCAAAACACTGGGTTGCATCAACTCAACCACTACATGCAGAGCAACCTTCAGCTAG ATGGACTTGCTAAAGAAAACCTGTGCTGA